From a single Xyrauchen texanus isolate HMW12.3.18 chromosome 26, RBS_HiC_50CHRs, whole genome shotgun sequence genomic region:
- the LOC127620235 gene encoding adenylyl cyclase-associated protein 1-like, with protein sequence MAELTGLVQRLELAVGRLEAMSSSGGGGGPAAPSGVVAAYVQAYDDLISGPVAQYAALSQKIGGDVQKHAEMMKQVFSFQRQLLVTASCCQKPSDSVLTSLLAPVSKAIQDVQAFREKNRSSPFFNHLSAVSESVPALGWVAMAPKPGPYVKEMQDAAMFYTNRVLKDYKEKDKTHVDWVNTYVSIWTELLAYIKQNHTTGLSWSKTGPVASASGAAPRGAAPAPPPPGPPPPPMDLDKSSGGDSKPANCNALFASINKGADITRGLKHVSDDQKTHKNPNLKAQGVPVSSGPKPFSARPTAAASPARALPPVLELDGKKWKVENQEGAQGLVISDTELKQVVYAFKCNKSTLQVKGKINSIILDNCKKMGLVFDDVVGIIEVINCKDVKVQVMGKVPTISINKTDGCHVYLSKDSMSCEIISAKSSEMNVLVPNKDGEFTEIPVPEQFKTVWDGSKLVTTATEIAG encoded by the exons ATGGCAGAGCTGACAGGTCTAGTGCAACGACTGGAGTTGGCTGTGGGCCGTCTGGAGGCCATGTCCAGTTCTGGGGGTGGAGGAGGCCCTGCTGCTCCTTCTGGAG TGGTGGCAGCATATGTTCAAGCCTATGACGACTTAATCTCTGGCCCTGTGGCTCAGTACGCTGCCCTCAGTCAGAAGATAGGTGGTGATGTCCAGAAGCAC GCTGAGATGATGAAGCAAGTGTTCTCTTTTCAAAGACAGCTTCTGGTCACTGCTTCCTGCTGTCAGAAACCTTCTGAT TCTGTCCTGACTTCTCTGCTGGCTCCTGTTTCTAAAGCGATCCAGGATGTGCAGGCATTCCGAGAGAAGAACCGCTCCTCACCATTCTTCAACCACCTCTCTGCTGTTAGTGAGAGTGTTCCAGCCCTTGGCTGGGTTGCCATG gCCCCAAAGCCAGGTCCCTATGTGAAGGAGATGCAGGATGCTGCCATGTTCTACACAAACCGTGTGCTCAAGGATTACAAGGAAAA AGATAAAACCCATGTGGACTGGGTCAATACCTATGTGTCAATTTGGACTGAGCTTCTGGCCTACATAAAGCAGAACCACACCACTGGACTGAGCTGGAGCAAGACT GGTCCAGTTGCTTCAGCCTCTGGAGCTGCCCCCAGGGGAGCAGCACCAGCCCCACCTCCCCCAGGCCCCCCTCCACCCCCCATGGACTTAGACAAGTCATCTGGAGGAGACTCTAAGCCTGCCAATTGCAATGCTCTTTTTGCTTCCATCAACAAGGGAGCTGATATTACTAGAG GGCTGAAGCATGTGTCTGATGACCAGAAGACCCACAAGAATCCTAACCTCAAAGCCCAAGGAGTTCCTGTGTCCTCTGGACCCAAACCCTTTTCTGCTCGCCCCACAGCAGCTGCCAGCCCGGCCCGTGCTCTGCCCCCAGTGCTAGAGCTGGACGGAAAGAAATGGAAAGTG GAAAACCAGGAGGGTGCCCAAGGCCTTGTGATCAGTGACACAGAACTCAAACAGGTTGTTTATGCCTTCAAGTGCAACAAAAGCACTTTACAGGTGAAAGGAAAGATCAACTCCATTATTTTAG ATAACTGCAAGAAAATGGGGCTTGTCTTTGACGATGTTGTGGGTATTATTGAGGTGATCAACTGCAAAGATGTAAAGGTCcag GTTATGGGTAAAGTGCCAACCATCTCCATTAACAAGACAGATGGCTGCCATGTTTACCTGAGTAAGGACTCCATGTCATGCGAAATCATCAGTGCTAAGAGCTCTGAGATGAATGTTCTGGTGCCCAACAAAGATGGAGAATTT ACTGAGATCCCAGTCCCTGAACAATTCAAAACTGTATGGGATGGTAGCAAGCTGGTCACCACAGCAACTGAGATTGCTGGATAA